The nucleotide sequence GACGACCCCGACGCCGACCGGATCGCCGTCGAAAGACCTTTACCCCGCCTACCAGGGCGGATGATGAGATACCCCATCGTCCGTCTGCAGGTGCAGACCGAACCATTGAAGACGGGCCGGGCCCCGCTGCGTCGGTACGATCCGTCCGCCATCGAGTCGGTGCACCGGATCGAGGTGGGCCCGCACGGGGTGGTCGGCCTGGCGGAGCGTCTCGGCGGCGTCATCGACGTCCACCACACCGACCACCCCCGCAGCCGCGACCGCAAGGGGCAGGGTGGGGTCAGCATCATCGGCACCGGTGACTACCGGCGGCTCCGGGAGCGCTACGGCGACCACCTGACGGAGGGCATGGCCGGCGAGACCATTCTTATCGACGCGCCGGACGGCTTGGCCGGAGTCGACATGCCGGCCGAGATCACCGTGGTCACTGCGGAAGGCCCGATCATCCTCACGCAGGTGCGGGTCGCCGATCCGTGCGTGGAGTTCAGCCGGTTCTGCCTCGGGCAGGAGCCGTCACCGGTCGTGGACGACGCCGTGAGGCAGGCATTGATCGATCTCGACGACGGCGCGCGCGGTTACCGGGGGGTGGCCACCGGGTTCGGCGTCGTCGGCCTGACGGACTGCGTCGAGATCGGCTGAGTCGTCGACAGCCGGCGCGGCATCGGCGCGTACGGTAGTGGGCTTGACCCGGCGGAACGTCCTCCGCCGTCACCGTTCCCGTCGCCGCGGCTGCGGCGCTACCATCTGCACCTCTCGGGTTTGAGTCGGTCGAAGGCGAGGCACGTCGGATGAACACACCTCGAACGGCCGGTCGTCGGCCGGGCACCCGATGAGTGCCTCCGCACAGGGTCGGCTACCCGGGATGCACGATGTGGCCCGCCGGGCCGGTGTCTCCCACCAGACGGTCTCCAGGGTCCTCAACGGTCTGCCGAATGTGCGACCGGAGACCAGGGAACGCGTGACGGCCGCCATCGCAGAGCTGGGCTACCGTCGCAACAACGCGGCCCGTGCGCTGGTGACGCGACGTTCGTCGATGATCGGTGTGATGACCAGCGGATCCACCCTCTGGGGGCCCAGCAGCGCCCTGATCGCAGTGGAGAGTGCCGCCAGAGCGGCCGGCTACCACGTCAGCCTGGCCGGTCTGGGGAGCCTCGACAACGGTCTGGTGTCAGGCGTTCTCGAATACTTCAGCGATCAGTCCGTGGAAGGCATCATCGTGATCGCACCGGAGGCGGCCCTGGCCCATGCCGCCGACCCGCTGGTCGCCAAGGTCCCCGTCGTGATGGTGGCCGCCGATACCCGGCCGTCCCCCGGCCTGCACATCACCTCGGTCGATCAGGAGGGCGGGGCGCGTCTCGCGGTGCGTCATCTGCTGGACCTGGGCCACCGGTCGATCGTGCACGTCAGCGGGCCGCTGGAATGGTTCGACGCCGCCGCCAGACAGCGAGGATGGCAGAGTGAGATGCAGGCGGCCGCAATCGAGCCGGCCCCGCCGATCCTGGGAGACTGGACCGCCGCCAGCGGTTATGCAGCGGGCGCGACGCTGGCCTCGTCCACGCTGCCGACCGCCGTCTTCGCCGCCAACGATCTCATGGCGCTCGGCCTCGTTCGCGCCCTCCACGATCACGGTATCGCTGTACCACAACAGGTTTCGGTAGTCGGCTTTGACGATATCCCCGGTTCGGCCCATTTCATCCCCGGCCTGACGACGGTGAAACAGGACTTCGCGGCTCTCGGACGCCAGTGCATCGACATCCTGCTGTCGGCCCTGAACGGTGGTGTGGACGACCCAGCTCCGATCGAACCGGAGTTGATCATCCGCGAGAGCACCGCTGCGCCCGTCTCCTGAAGTTTCTCGCCACCACACCTTGACGGGTGGCGTTGTGAACGTTAACAATGACGCACAGCACCGCAATGGACAGCACAGCACCGCAACGGACAGCACCGCAACAGACAGCACTGCACTGCGAGAGAGGCACCAATGACGGTGGATCCCCCACAGGCCCTGGTGATCGGGGTCGACTTCGGCACGTTGTCCGGTCGTGCCGTGGTGGTCAGGGTGTCCGACGGAGCCGAACTCGGGTCGGCGGTCCACCAGTACAGCCATGGCGTCATCGATCGCGACCTGCCGGTCGGTCATCGACAACTCCCGCCGGACTGGGCGTTGCAGGTCCCGTCGGACTACGTCGACGTACTCCGTCGGGCGGTTCCCGCCGCCGTCGAAGCCGCCGGCGTCGACCCGGCCCACATCATCGGCATCGGAACTGATTTCACCGCCTGCACGATGATTCCAGTGACGGCGCAGGGTGTTCCGCTCAACGAACTGAGCCAGTTCGCCGACCGTCCGCACGCCTACGTCAAACTGTGGAAGCACCACGCAACGCAGCCACAGGCCGACCGGATCAACGAGCTCGCGCGGGCCCGCGGCGAGAGTTGGCTCCCGCGTTACGGGGGGCTGATCTCCAGCGAGTGGGAGTTCGCGAAGGGCCTGCAGTTGCTCGAGGAGGACCCCGAGGTCTACCGGGCGAC is from Nakamurella sp. PAMC28650 and encodes:
- a CDS encoding LacI family DNA-binding transcriptional regulator yields the protein MSASAQGRLPGMHDVARRAGVSHQTVSRVLNGLPNVRPETRERVTAAIAELGYRRNNAARALVTRRSSMIGVMTSGSTLWGPSSALIAVESAARAAGYHVSLAGLGSLDNGLVSGVLEYFSDQSVEGIIVIAPEAALAHAADPLVAKVPVVMVAADTRPSPGLHITSVDQEGGARLAVRHLLDLGHRSIVHVSGPLEWFDAAARQRGWQSEMQAAAIEPAPPILGDWTAASGYAAGATLASSTLPTAVFAANDLMALGLVRALHDHGIAVPQQVSVVGFDDIPGSAHFIPGLTTVKQDFAALGRQCIDILLSALNGGVDDPAPIEPELIIRESTAAPVS